AGACAGTATTCGataacaatttatttttgaCTTGTTTTGTAGGATAtctcttaaataaaaaattactcAAATCTTGCCAAGGTTTACAATTAGCTGCATTCTTTCTTGCTCATATTTCAGCCAGTGGACTATGACATGATGAACTGTTTCCTCTTACCCACAATAACATTAAAACCTCTGCTTTACTGAAgcatatattttttagaccttACTCTCTAGGAAATATGACAACCTTTCTGTTACCATTCACTCATGGTGTTGCATAAATGGGAAGTTAAGGCAATCAAGGTCTCTTCAAATAGGAAGAACCTCTCTCCCAACACTACTACAGTATTGCCACCAAAATGTGCGTTTTTGTATTCTTATTGTTTTCCTTACTACTTCCTGGGCCCTATTGTACTGGATCAGAGCATCCtgagaattcttttttttttttaaagttgtctAAATGTCTGACATTTGCTTATCCACCAGGGCACACTCTTTGTACGCCTAGCTTCTGCGCTCTTAGGGATTGTTTCCCTATTTAACAAATtgacatctatctatcttactCCTGTTTATTCTGATCCCTTGGAAAGCATCCCAATCAGCAGCTCCTAACAGTGCTTTTAAAGCAGAATTCCTGTCACAACTCTATCCTTTTTTAACCAAGTTTCCTGAATACAAAGTACATTAGATTTCTCTCCCAAACTGTCAGCATACTTTTGAAACTCTTGGCCATTTAATCATAGCCAAGTTTCTTGCATTCCACTGAAGTATAATTAATAGGATTAAGAGGATCTAACGCATGTCTAAGAAGATTGTGACTCTTCGTGAAAAATGTCTAACTATTTCACATTGCAGCCCTTTTACATCAAGGTATTTCTCAGCTGATTTGACAATTATTTAGATTCTCTCATTTTAGGAATTCTTCTACACTTCACTATCTCCAGCATAAAGAGCAGAAAATCTCTCTTATTCACTATCACAGTTTCCTCCTTCAACCTATCGCATCTGTTTTCTTGTCTCTTTGTCCCTACTATCCTTTTGAATTGATATATTTTTTCTCCTGAAACCTTTTTTTCCGGCTCTGCATAGCTGATTCTCTGGCCAACCTTGACCCACTTAACCCCCACTGTTTTCTTACTGACCTCACACCCGCGATAAGCAGAGCCACTTTTTGGCCATCTTTATTATTCATCCTGCTTGCTGTCCCTTGTTGTCCTCCATCCTTATATATAATCAGCAATTATCTGTTTTTCACTATCTTGGCACTCCAGTGTTGCCAACTGCCTTCCGTCCGCTAGCTCGCTGCGGGAACTCCAACAACCCTTTGACAGCTTCCGCCGCCCTTAGGTTATGAACATCACCCCCTCTACTGTTTGTTCTAAAAGGTCCTATTAACTGTCATGTATATAGTcatgtacatgtatatatactgacataaatataaacaaaaccaTCATATGTTGTGAGGCATTCAAAACATAAACTTTTAgtcaaaaacaaatgttgtggtAAACACCAGACCAACCTGCCAACATaatgttcaaaataaaaaaatatttgacatcattcatccatccaggGTGATAATTACTTTAGTTTCCttcaaagttttaaaatgttaaacaatCACAGAAAGAGATCAGACATTCAGTAACTACTGATCcaatttttttgattttgtgtggtaaagtaaaaacaattaacgcatgtatttcattttttcacaTGTAGGTTTTTCCACTGAAAATTTAATAAGAATTTGTCCTTGGTTTTAGATATATGCAAATGAAGAAATATCACTATCTAAGTCCACTTGACAACTCACAGATAATTGGAGATTCTTCTTATAGACTTGAGCTGGCTATTGTTAGAGTCTATTATTGCTAGTCATCCTTGAGCTGAGTGGAAAACACGCCAAACGACCACACTGTTCTCTAGCTTCTTAGCTTTCTGCTCTGCTTTTTGCTCATCTCACTTTTTATTACCCGCTCAGGATCTTCCTGACATTTCTGAATATGAGCCATGCTCAGCCTCTTTCTGTTTGGACTACAACTTGTCTCTTCTATTGGGAATCTTGGCCTCAGAAACCAACTTCTCTACTTGAACCTGGACCTAATAATCAGCCTGCTTTTTCACATTAAACTCCTCTTACTTTAGTTATTTTATTAAAGACATGGAAACGCTTTGTGTCTCAGTTCCCTGGTTAGAGTGCAGATATTACCAATTAACAGTAAATAAAAGCAGTAACTAAAAGAGGGTAGGACATGCATGCTTAAAAAAAGACTACATTAGTTTTAATTAGGTCTTCCTAACAAAATGACAATTACAGTAAAGAAGCTCATAAAATAACCATCACTATAATGTACAAAAAgatcaaacacagaaaagataGAGAAGGCTTGACTATACTATCTTCAATGTGCAGTAGGTCTGTTGgtgtttgagagagaaagaaaagaaaatctgtgtTAACTGAAGTTTATTGACAATCACAACAACTGATTGAAGTCCACTTCTGGAAGAAGAGCATTGAAAAGTGCTAAGgagaaacataaaataattgACATATTCCACAGCAAACTAAACAACTGATTCTGGCTTCCAACATCTCCgaagatttttttaaacattgtttatttttaaatagataACTTTATACCTATATATCCCCAGTGATTTGAATATGTGACAATGATCAACCTGCAGATATAAATTTATCATCAGCCATCCTGCACAGGGTTGTGACCTCATAAACAAACTTGTAACACAAACTTTAAAtttggaaacaaaataaaagcctgctTCTAAATGAATTAGATTATTTGATCAATTACTGATTCAGGTTTAGATGGGAAACATAAGCCTATATAAGATTTAATCACCACAAGAGACATCTGCAGCTGTACACTTTTTCTCAGTATAATAATGTTAGGGTACAATCCAAACTTTGTCAATAACGTGCTGACTGCCCAAGTCTTAAACGGAGAGGAAAAAAATCCTAATGCAAGGCCAACAACAACGAAAACAAGCCAGTCCATTATAATGAAAACCATGGGTAAGTAGTAAGTAGGTATTAAGTACAGTGTGCTGATGTCCAAACATTAATCACACACCCTTTCATCTTGTTTGCACAAGATGTAACTACCCTGGTCACACAAATTATTTCAGTTACTTTGTTTGCATAGTGGGTCATTGGATACAAATTATCTCGTGTAAGATTACCAAAATAAACCTCCTTTGACCATGACCTAAAACAGCGTCAGCAGAGTATTGGAATGGTCTGATGTATGTAAATGTTTGAGATGATTTAACACAGACAACACAGCTTGTACATGAATCACACACAGACCAAGAAGAGAGGGTGAAATCTTCAACAGCAGAGGACAGTTTCAACAGCCAACCACATCTTGATAATATGAAAGGTTTAAATGTCTGCGTTGTCAGCATTTAGCAGGTGTGTAAGGCAGTGATACAAGACAGGAGCTCCACTCAGGAAACCAAATTGGAGAGTCAAACCAAACCtctgtgaggaaacaggaaaccgAACCAGAGGAAACATGGTGGAATATGGAGGCCTGACCCTGAATGCTAATGTCTAGGTTTTTGTGTCTGAGAAGTCggtttaattattttaactcGTGAACGTATCTTTTTTGACTATAATATAATTATCTGCAAAAACGTTTCAAGAATGACGAGACATTGAATgaattttcttttaatataAAGCCATATAACCGTTGTCATAGTAACAACCTAATGTGTAGGCCAACTTCCTTTCACCTTAGACTGCTCTTTTCTAAGACACCACTTGAGCATCCTGATGACCAAAGAACATCATCTGGTAACTTGGGTTGAATCAGATTCAAAGCCACAATGTGTTTGATAAAAATCTAAACTCTGGCTCCCCCCACCAGTGATTAAATTTGATAATTGTTTAAAAAGACACTGTGGTAGACAGCATGAATAAAACGGTTTTATCAATGTAACCTCATCTTCAGTCAACCTTAAAACTGTGGTACTGGTCTCTAAAAACAATGAACTTTCATCAGCTAATTAAGGAAGTGACAATTACAGAGCTCTTATGTTTTTAGTGGAGTTATCACAACCTGTACGTCTTTGTCGACCTCTTTCACGCCTGTCAACTACATTCTGACCGTTTTTTTACTGAAGTTTTTATGGCTGTAACTAAGTATCTAAATAGAGAATTTGGAAGCTGGCGTCCTCATCCTTCCTACATGTTCTAAATGATCAATTGCTTCTCCAACCacttttaacaaacaaaaaaaacatgaaggagCACAAGAGTAGACCTTTTTGAATCACTGAACTAATCGATGATGTGAGCTGAGCTGTATAGACGTCTGAATCTTGgttcaaaaaaaatatatactcgCAACAACAAGACACTCCTGTGTATTCACTCTCCATACAAGTGGACACATCTTTAGGAGCTGTCTGTAGGCAGCACAGTTCATGGTAGTATAATAACAAGATGGTAAGGAAAGTACTGAGCCATTAACAAAGCATAATCATCATACTCTGTTATTGTGCAACATTGTGCTCCATTCATCAATGAGATACAACATACCCTTTCAGTATGTGCATGTTTAAGTGCCACATGTCTAAATGTTTATTGACATTGAGGGAACAATCATCTGTTGTGATGAATATAATCAATTAAGTTGACAATCTTTAAAACtacaataatcaataatttaaaaatgaaaacatttcatccAACTCTGAGATACTACACAACTTGTGAAAGTTTCCACTTTGATTTTCCATCCTTTGAAAGTGAGTCAATTTGTTTTGGATATTGGATATTTACACAACTTGCAAATGTGTTCTTAAAGTTGCTATCTGAATAcactttcatatttcatttaaattttcaCTTATTCTTTTGGATTTGGTTTTCAATAACTTCTTATCTTATCAATCATATTTCTAGCAGCACAACCTCTAATACTACCCTGTACACAACCTTTGTTAACACCACATCCATATTGTTGCATTCCCCCCAgagtttaaaagtttttttttaacttgtgcTGTATAGCGCTTTGactggtcatcaagactagaaaagcgctgtataaatacagaaaatgtttaccattttaccaaaaaggaaaatattcaCATGGCCTTGATACCCTTCTACATAATTTTGTTAGaaatggttaacagatacaaaAATGAGCAGTAGTTAGATAGCTTACTCCCATCATAGACCCTCGGGAAAGAAATGAACCCCAACAAAGCAGCAACCTAAAGACACATATGAGGAATGTAAACCATGTAAAGGAGTGTGCGCAGTACCACTGAAGAAAGTCGTATGTGCAGTAGAGAAATGACAGAGTAACAGTTGTGGATGAGAAAGTCTTCAGGGCAGCGTTGAGGCAGCAAATGGGTCTAGATACCAGACGTGGGGCAGTAGACTGTGACGATGACGAGGTATATGAGTCTGCTGGACCCAGGAGCTCCtcatacacacaaacccacaccgTCACTCAGTCCATCTTCTCCTTGTGAACCAGTTTGGGGGCATCCACAAAGTCTGCGCCATTAAACAAGATGCTAGTGGCTGTAATGGCACTAGCAGCCCCCCAGAACATCACGTATGCCAGTGTTTCTGTCCATGTGTCACCTGGAAGATAAGCAGCAGTCATTTCCACTGGTTCTCAAAACAGCAGCAACTTTCAAATAAGCTCGTTATCTAAGCCTTCTGTCTGATTAGTGTTGGGCTCTACAGCTGTTATAGAGCTGCACTGTGCTACAGTTGGAGGACTGGAGCTTCTGCCAACATGCTGCCTTCAGTGTGGAGACACAGAACAACAGTTCACTGCGGCCACTCTTGTGCTGTTCCTCCCTGTAATAACTTCTGTAGATCAACTAACCACATTCTGCTGAATGACCACATTTAGTTGTTGTTCCTTATCACAGTCTGATAAATCAATGAAACAAAGTCTATAAACATAAATAGACAAATACTGGTAAAACGTGTGAGAAAATAAAGAGTGTACCATGCAGCACGTCTTACTCGTCTTTTGGTGGAGTCAGAAAGGATTTCATTTCCTTCACTGCAGCTGCCAGAGTTTAATCTGATTAAACCTCAACATGAAATTGTGAAGTTCTCCTCTTTCCAGGCAATTTGAGAAGTATCACTTGCTTTAGCAGAGAGGAAAGGATGCTACCTTTTTTTTCTGCTACTATATGCGTATGCCTAGCGTCCACACTCAGCTCTCTTTTGGAAAAACTACAGGTCCCATTTAGAAAAAACGTCAGGGTTGTTTTAGTCTGGACAGATAAAAACAGAGACTTTTGGAAATAAACATCCCCCCTTTCGCATATGTGTAATAATTAATAGTCACACAATATGCGTTTAAGAGATTATATCTGAAACAAAGCTAAAATACTTATTATTCATCAGTCATTAGACAGAGCTTTACAATGGGTAAAAACACTTTGGCGTTTATACGTGATTGGGTTAGTTTTGGGTTAGTTAAGTTTGTTTCAAACATTCTGAGCTTATATGTCACTGGAATTTCTAAGATGAAAAAACCCCCCACTCACATTACATTCCTTGCTATAATCATCACGTATGTTCCGAACACTTATTTTAAGGAGCAGCATTGCAGCTCTTTactcaacacaaatacacatttcacTTCAGCAGAGAGGAACCTACCAGCCATGAGAAGACATACGATGCACATGGAAAATGCAACCAGCATAATGATGGGCagctgtaaaaaaatatatacatatattaattGGATTTAACCAGGATTCACAGTTGCTGCTGACTACAGAGATTATAGTGATGTACTGACTGTGAGGAACTTCCAGTCCTTCTGCACACGAAGGGGAGTGGGTCCATCTGACTCCTCGACAGCAAAGTTACCCAGAAACAGGTCAATAGAATCCTGAAAGCAGTCAGGTCACATTGTATATAAGTATATACATAAGTTTGATCAAAATATTGAACATAAAAAAAGTTACAAGAGGTAAAGTAATTACAAGAGCAGTCTGATTGAAACAGTGGTGTCCTCTTCAGGAGTAATGCATCAACAAAGtgctaaataaatatttttattatatattatgacAAATCATGTCATATTCATCATACCTGTCTGAATCCATcagaaaagttgtttttgtagtaGCGGATCATGGAGTTCCAGCCATCCATAAGCAGCCCCCATCTCGTCCTCTTCCCCGTCCTGATGGAGATATGGCCTCAGATTAGACAACAGATTATGATAACAACACTGCGGAGGGCCTCCAAAGTAGGGCACACGTTAGACAGTTCATATTTGTTATGGGGTGTTAGCACACTGTACCTTGTGAAGTCTGTTTTCAAGGCTCCAGTTCCTGCGTATTGAACTGCGCAAGCATTGGCATTGTCAGCCCATGCTGGTTAGAGAGcgcacacacagtgaacacagtgAGAACAAGCAGAGAGGTTACACTTTCTTCTTAACACATGCTAACAGTCTGTTAAAGTTTACACAAGAACAAAAGTTACCATTCCTGTAGATCTTTTCAAACTCAGCCTGCTCTTCTATTTGCTGGCCCACATTCAGAACCCCCATTCTCTGTCAAAACACAGCCAGAATACATACAGTAATATGGTTAATAGTCAGGTttcaaaaatgttatttattccCACAGTGGCCTAAAACATGCATTCAAACGGGTTATAACAAACAAAATCTGCATGGTCCACCTAAGTGCAAACATCCATTTGCTCAGTATGTTTTGTCAAAATGTTAAGCGTCAAAGTGTCACTCCATGTactgatgaataaaaaaaactgtaatgctTCATATTTCTGAATGATTCACATGTAAATGGAGCTACATGATGACTGACCAAACTCTACTCATGACAGAGAACAGCAACTTTGGGATTTTTTCAACATTGTCTTAACTTGAATAACAATGATGTACTGTGCGGTACATATACAACTCATATATTAATGAATATATTCTGCCAGGAAGTGATGGCATGATGGCTCTCTTTATTCATAAACTTCTGCTGAACAtccaaacaaaagtaaaaagttctCACCTCAAAAACTGTAAGACTTGAGGACCTGCAATTACCATTAAAACATTTACCCTTCTAAGAGGATCAGCAGCAGTGGGTTTCACAATACCTGGAGCTGAGACTGCAGGGAGCGTCGAGCTAGCAGACTCTGGATGACATTGGTCCGGTCCAGGCAGTCCATACAGTTACTGCGGAAGACTCCTCTCTGCTGGGCCACAGTCTTCCCCTCTGAGCTCACCATGAAGTAactacacacagaaaaaaatctgaatacCCTATTACAATAAACAACACCATATTCTCCTAGAACTGTTACTGGTTAACCTACCTGTATTCATCTTGTGTCTCAGTGACAGCAATCACCAAGATCTGCAGACGGTCCCACCGCATGTGGCTGCACTCTTTGTGGAAGTCGAAGGCTATGtaactgaggacagaggagacaatgTCTGACAGTGAGACTCTAAAACCCTCAAGTCCATCCGTTCAGAAATGGAAAGTAACTAAACTCTGCCATGCTCACACAAGTTAGTCACGGAGTTCCACAAGGTTCTGTCCTTGAACCGATACTGTTCACCTACCTATAGGCAACATCATCAGAAAGCAACAAATACACCTCCATTGTTATGCAGATGACACCAGGCTGTACATATCTATGAAGCCTAATGAATCTAATCACTTGGTCCAACTTCAGGAATGTCTCAAGAACATTATGGCCTGGATGACCCAAAACTTCTTACTTCTCAGACAAAACTGAGGTCATTTTAATTGGCTCTAAACATCTCAGAGAAGCACTGTCTGTCAGGTGAGTCCTGAACCatcccttagttatgctgctatagatCTAGACTGCTGGGGGAACTCCCATCCTGCTCTGAGCACTTCTCCCCTTCTCtttcaaataataatcacacCAAGTTTGGTGAGTCTGTCTTCGTGttgtcaattttttttacatgcatgcgtgcacacacacatgcaggcacagacacaagcaGGGTTATAACAGAGCAGAACAAAACCCAGGTATAGTGAGATGTGCAGGGGAAAGAATGGATTAGTGACCTCCTACATGTTTACTGTAACCAGGTAACTACAGTGCATGTCTTCTGAGTGACTGTGGACTCAGTGACCATAAAAACTGTACAATGCATTGAGTGACACTTACTTGAGCATACCATTGTTCATGCCTGACACCATGTTGGCAAAGGCCTGTTCTAGTGGCTTCTCTGAGCCCTTCTGATTCACctgcaaaaacaagaaaacccCAGTTGGACAAACATGAGTCTTCATATATTTGTTAATAAAGAAAGAGCTCAGAAAAGGGCCCTCACCAGGTTGAGAAGGGTTTGCTTCCCATAGATGAGGAGCTGAGAGTCAAAATGCCTCTGGAAACCATCCATCTGTACAAATGTTATAGCGGTTAACATCCAATTATCATATCTATCGCTATTCTAAAAAGACACAAGAAACTTCCTCTTACGCGATTGGTGGCTTTGCTGATAATAGGTTTAGGCTTGTATTTGAGGTTTGGCCTCTGACTCCAGTAAAAGGGCATGGAACCTCGTGTCTGGGGATGAAAAACATTTCCAGGTCACTTCTGAATTTGTGAGCTTCTCAAACTTAAGTGCTTTAACATCCGAGTTAAAAGTGGTACAGTGAGAAGGATCCATCATTTAACAGTATTGCAGCTGGACCAGCTGTAATACTTACCTGTATAAATGAAGCCTTTGCTCCCTCGTACAAAACTATTTGTTCAGTCTCCACAAAGTTAGCAGCATGGCCTTCAGAGTCAATGCCTGTGAAAACAACAAGACAAATTCATGAGCAGCACCAGTGGTGAGGTCAACAACATTAGACCCTCTGCTACTCTAGAACAGAACATAAACTCCTCTTGACTCACATGCCGCAAGGCAAAACTATAGACTGTTATTCAACTATTACTGTTTATGAAAATATGTTGGCTATCACCTGCTTTACTAATCACACTGCTTGAGTCTAATTGTATGTAatggtaaatacattttatttataaagcgcaTTTGCAGTTTATTATacacaccattcacacactgccAGTACAACTGGCAATTTGGGTTCAGTGTTCATTCgacatgcagactggaggagctgggaatCAAACCAACTACCTTCTGGTTGGTGACCGACCTGCTCAATCTCTGGATCCAAAGCTGTTTGCCAAAGCTACAGCCAACTGTGGTTTGTCTCCACAGACAACACTGCACTgcttcagtttttttgtttttctaaatacaTACCTCTTACGTAGTATCTGACACCTGCCCGGAAGCAGCTTCTTCTGGATATGAGGATCCACTCAAAGATCTTCCCGTTTATACGACATGGCTTCATGACAATGACTGGATCACAATGGTCAAGGAAAGGCTCAGTTCAGCATCTCATCAGATTCTTTCATCCCATCCTAAACTACTCTACtctaatttcatttaatttaatctcaTGTCATCTACAAATGACTCCAGACAGCTCATGCTGCATgagaacatttgaaaaaaattgacATTCAGTGAAAAGGATACATCCATGGACAACAGGCAGTGCAAACTTATGAAGCTATGGGGAAATAGTCACAAATATTGTAATTGAATAAAAGAAGTACAAAAACACTGCATGGCTGAAGAACAAATGGGCCACAGGTCACCTGTGACATGTGTTACCTCTGGCTGTGCAGCCAGTTCTCTCAGCAGGTTCCCGTTCCACACAAACCTCTGGTCTGCCTAAAAACCACATCACACAATTTGTCATTCATACAAGCAAACACATATGACAACAATTTACAATAAGGTTGCGTACATAATACATTTCAAAGCAACTTTAGTTAATGCAGTTTAATGTtatctttaaattaaatctatATGTATATAAGTGACTcaattaagttaatgttaaggttgatataaaaaaatacactaCTTTATGATCACCATTATTGTAAAATAATCTATTATTAATTATCTATGACAGATCAATGACTTTGATTTATCAATGACTAGACAACTGTAAGGcagaaccctaaccctctccAGTAGACTCATCTCCTGGAAGTCAGGGCTGGTGTTGGCCAGTCGttgcagagtgtgtgtcaggTCATAGTCAGTGCAGAAGTAGAAGCCGTCTGTTGTCAGCACATTGTTAATCATCGACAGGAAGGTCTTATTCTCTtgagactggaggaggaaagaaaacagactTTCAGTGTACAGGGAAATTACTGATTATGCACTTTGCAGAGTGCAGGAAAATGCATACTCATAACATTGAACTTGTATGTGTAAGGGGTTTGTCTTTTCCAATCCAGATACCTCAGCTCTATCTTTGTGCTGTGACTACCAGGCATAACATTTATCGCACACCACAGCTTATATTTATCAAACTCCTAAGTTTTACACCGAACTAAACATCGGCCCAGGCGTCGTATTGATCTAACTACTAAAGGCAAAATTTAGCTAAGATAATGACAAAAAATTGAAATCCATACTAGCGGCAGCATCCCTGCATTGGCTTCCAGTAAAGTAAAGGAttctttttaaacctttaaaTGGCCTGATCTCCCAATAGAGTCCAGAATCCAGTCCTACCACAGTTGCCCCTTCATTGACGAATTTAAGGTTAAACTAAAGACCTGTATGTTTTGTCAGGCTTTTGTGTGCCCCAAGTTGTTGTATTCACATTTCAGGACCATTTGACAGCTGTAGTGTGAGACGTAACATTCATGCTAGATTTAATCCTATGCAGCAGTCACAGTTGTATAAGTGTGATTTTTTGAGCTTTGTATGTTTCTGCCAGGCTAATAAGATCTGCCTGCTAAGCCAGTTAGCACAGAGAGTGAAGCCTGACATTTCATCaactcttatcaccacaaactctcttgacatctttttCGGTGTCTTCTGGGTGTGTGGCATCGCTTTTAAATGCTGAGAAGTTagttctctttttgttttgtttgattaaatGTTCTGCATCTGTTGCGTGTTAGACTTGCTCGCTGtaaatcctgcagaggatctcctgctagCCTCTCCCGACTTTCAGTAAACACACCTCTGCCTAGGTTTTATTTGGGGAAATGGTGAATCTGCAGCAGTGGAAGATGTTAATACAAGT
This is a stretch of genomic DNA from Limanda limanda chromosome 19, fLimLim1.1, whole genome shotgun sequence. It encodes these proteins:
- the sacm1la gene encoding phosphatidylinositol-3-phosphatase SAC1-A, giving the protein MATAYERYNLHTTPEKFFIEACDEGADAVLAIDRVSNEMTLTGKKDVPPSAVTKPICGIMGTIRLVAGMYLIVITRKRNVGSLLGHAVWKAVDFDVISYKKTVLHLSEIQSQENKTFLSMINNVLTTDGFYFCTDYDLTHTLQRLANTSPDFQEMSLLERADQRFVWNGNLLRELAAQPELHKFALPVVHGFIVMKPCRINGKIFEWILISRRSCFRAGVRYYVRGIDSEGHAANFVETEQIVLYEGAKASFIQTRGSMPFYWSQRPNLKYKPKPIISKATNRMDGFQRHFDSQLLIYGKQTLLNLVNQKGSEKPLEQAFANMVSGMNNGMLNYIAFDFHKECSHMRWDRLQILVIAVTETQDEYSYFMVSSEGKTVAQQRGVFRSNCMDCLDRTNVIQSLLARRSLQSQLQRMGVLNVGQQIEEQAEFEKIYRNAWADNANACAVQYAGTGALKTDFTRTGKRTRWGLLMDGWNSMIRYYKNNFSDGFRQDSIDLFLGNFAVEESDGPTPLRVQKDWKFLTLPIIMLVAFSMCIVCLLMAGDTWTETLAYVMFWGAASAITATSILFNGADFVDAPKLVHKEKMD